A window of Bacteroidota bacterium contains these coding sequences:
- a CDS encoding S9 family peptidase yields the protein MKHLIFALLLAPLSISAQQQMLTVEDAVLRQRTTLAPERLQQLAWNADNSVAFVKVNNGEETLFIDAASGKSLPKAVLTLSELNQKIQSLQVTALGGMKRFPLITWTSPKTFTFHVTRYLVTYDLGSGKAKPQLTPAIPEDAGYSEESPAGGHIAYTLANNLYVIKSGSDGATAVTSDSEKNIVNGSTVHREEFGIEKGIFWSPSGNLLAFYRMDQTMVTDYPIMNIANQPATATMIKYPMAGAASHHVTLGVYNLSTGKTIFIQTGEPKEQYLTNIAWSPDNKSIYIAVLNRDQNHMKLNRYNAETGAFETTLFEEKDTKYVQPLHAMQFVPGNPNQFIWQSERDGANSIYLYGTDGKMIRNLTPATGITPEPLYIVTDVYGFDVKNTTLFFQAAPFGSIVRHIYKTELATGKVTLLSKEDGVHNAVFNKAGTHYIDNFSSVNTPRVQSVNDVKSGAVKTLLRAANPLAAYSACQIRLFTINAADNKTPLWCRMIMPANFDSTKSYPSLVYVYNGPNVQLVTNSWLGGTDMFLYYMAQQGFVVFTVDGRGSENRGKDFEQATFRNLGSAEIDDQEKGVEYLKTKSYINANRLAVYGWSYGGFMTTSLMTRKAGLFKTGVAGGPVIDWSYYEIMYTERYMDTPQQNPEGYKKSNLVENADKLTGKLLMIHGTSDDVVVWQHSLLFTKACVDKKKQLDYFMYPGHLHNVTGIDRVHLLTKIANYIISST from the coding sequence ATGAAACACCTGATTTTTGCTTTACTGCTGGCTCCGCTTTCAATTTCGGCACAGCAACAAATGCTTACTGTGGAAGATGCCGTGCTGCGCCAGCGCACTACGCTTGCACCCGAGCGCCTGCAACAACTAGCCTGGAATGCCGACAACAGCGTGGCTTTTGTGAAAGTTAACAACGGCGAAGAAACGCTTTTTATTGATGCCGCCTCCGGCAAATCTTTACCAAAAGCCGTACTCACACTCAGCGAACTGAACCAGAAAATACAGTCGCTGCAGGTTACAGCACTTGGCGGTATGAAAAGATTTCCGTTGATCACATGGACCTCGCCCAAAACATTTACGTTTCATGTGACACGTTATCTTGTTACCTATGATCTCGGCTCGGGTAAGGCTAAACCCCAACTCACTCCGGCTATCCCCGAAGATGCCGGCTACAGCGAAGAATCACCTGCCGGCGGACATATTGCCTACACACTTGCAAACAACTTGTATGTAATTAAAAGCGGCAGCGACGGCGCCACAGCCGTAACCAGCGACAGCGAAAAAAACATTGTAAACGGCAGCACCGTACACCGCGAGGAATTTGGCATTGAAAAAGGCATATTCTGGTCGCCCTCAGGCAATCTGCTGGCGTTTTACCGCATGGATCAAACCATGGTTACCGATTACCCGATAATGAATATCGCCAACCAGCCGGCCACCGCAACCATGATTAAATACCCCATGGCCGGCGCAGCAAGCCACCATGTTACACTTGGTGTGTATAACTTGAGTACCGGTAAAACCATTTTCATCCAAACCGGCGAACCCAAAGAACAATATCTCACCAACATTGCCTGGAGCCCCGACAACAAAAGCATCTACATTGCCGTGCTCAACCGCGATCAGAACCACATGAAACTGAATCGCTACAATGCCGAAACAGGCGCCTTTGAAACCACACTTTTTGAAGAGAAGGATACAAAATATGTACAGCCCCTGCACGCCATGCAATTTGTGCCGGGTAACCCCAACCAGTTCATCTGGCAAAGCGAACGCGACGGTGCAAACTCAATTTATCTCTACGGCACCGATGGCAAAATGATCCGCAACCTTACTCCGGCCACAGGCATTACACCCGAACCGCTTTACATCGTAACTGATGTGTATGGTTTTGATGTCAAAAACACAACCCTGTTTTTTCAGGCAGCTCCGTTTGGCAGCATTGTACGCCACATTTATAAAACCGAACTGGCTACCGGAAAAGTAACGCTGCTCAGCAAAGAAGACGGTGTACACAATGCGGTATTCAACAAGGCCGGCACACATTACATTGACAATTTTTCATCGGTAAACACGCCGCGTGTGCAGTCGGTGAATGACGTAAAAAGCGGTGCTGTAAAAACATTGCTGCGAGCAGCCAATCCGCTTGCAGCCTATTCAGCCTGCCAGATCCGCCTGTTTACAATAAATGCAGCAGACAACAAAACTCCGCTCTGGTGCCGCATGATTATGCCCGCCAACTTCGATTCTACAAAATCATATCCTTCACTGGTGTATGTGTATAACGGCCCCAACGTACAGCTGGTCACAAACTCGTGGCTGGGCGGCACCGACATGTTTCTTTACTACATGGCGCAACAGGGCTTTGTGGTATTTACGGTTGACGGACGCGGCTCTGAAAACAGGGGGAAAGACTTTGAGCAGGCTACATTCCGAAATCTTGGCTCGGCCGAAATAGACGATCAGGAAAAAGGGGTGGAATACCTCAAAACGAAATCGTATATAAACGCCAACCGCCTTGCTGTATATGGCTGGAGTTACGGCGGCTTTATGACCACATCGCTTATGACGCGCAAGGCGGGTTTGTTTAAAACCGGTGTGGCCGGCGGTCCGGTAATTGACTGGAGCTACTACGAAATCATGTACACCGAGCGATACATGGATACGCCGCAACAAAATCCCGAAGGCTACAAAAAATCAAACCTCGTGGAAAATGCGGACAAGCTCACCGGCAAGCTCCTCATGATACACGGCACCAGTGATGATGTGGTGGTTTGGCAGCACAGCCTGCTGTTTACCAAAGCCTGTGTGGATAAGAAAAAGCAGCTCGATTACTTTATGTATCCCGGGCATTTGCATAATGTAACAGGTATTGACCGCGTGCATCTGCTAACAAAAATTGCAAACTACATTATTTCATCTACCTGA
- a CDS encoding DUF493 family protein has product MDKQPDYEALRKQLSEFQWPSLYMYKFIVPSDNQKIAQVESLFGDDAEIKRQPSSNGKYTSITAREVMLSVDDVLMVYQQASAIEGIIAL; this is encoded by the coding sequence ATGGACAAACAACCCGACTACGAAGCACTGCGCAAACAACTCAGCGAATTTCAATGGCCTTCGCTGTACATGTATAAATTCATTGTGCCTTCCGACAACCAAAAAATTGCGCAGGTAGAAAGTCTTTTCGGCGACGATGCCGAGATTAAACGTCAGCCTTCTTCGAACGGAAAATACACCAGCATTACCGCCCGCGAGGTGATGCTCAGTGTGGACGATGTACTGATGGTTTATCAGCAGGCTTCGGCCATAGAAGGAATTATTGCCCTCTAA
- a CDS encoding T9SS type A sorting domain-containing protein — translation MPLLNVTVTSNTTQILVNGSSDPATCGCGPYYMEVEVSQLSNGFTSITPANNSPLWNTYPFYRDSLSVPDYCLVEPYFPVEIAFANLCPGGTYYLRAREHSTGPGGSTGPWTQPISFVVPGSPPPPSAFVASISPGSALICGSGSINLIGTTTGTCNASTINYTWAPAASLSSATGPNVIASPTATTTYTLTCVDATLNYTTTAVVTVTVAPTPTVTVTSTIPSTCNGASGVINVNSAGGTPPYTLVANSGPPPTTYNPPFINLPSGPFTVTLTDATGCTDTEIIILDDSCDYVWPGDANDDGTADNFDILTIGVANGSIGTVRPSASQLWYGQPSPNWATSTPSGVNHKHVDCDGNSFITLNDTNAVILNYGYVHNNRLAAPVYSVNVPDLRIQLVQDTMQPSTAGAMQIRLGTSAIQANNVYGIAFTINFDPTYVDENSLALSLTGSMLGTPNFNIMGVKVLRSGYGQLDVAVTRITQNNISGSGLLCTIPFSTTSALLATGNTMLVPITLSRVRVIDNQENQISVNLINDTLVATDLTITTGTQNNLTETTSLLLVPNPSEGIFSVQFHASMRDNYTLSVYNINGQLVWNEQLNSFSGTTVRLVDLTTEGAGMYVLRLSSPSGEQLSRFIIN, via the coding sequence TTGCCGTTACTCAATGTTACGGTAACCAGCAACACTACACAAATTTTGGTAAACGGCTCATCCGACCCGGCTACGTGCGGATGCGGACCTTACTACATGGAGGTTGAAGTATCACAATTAAGCAATGGTTTTACCAGTATCACCCCGGCAAACAACAGTCCGCTCTGGAATACCTATCCGTTTTACCGCGATTCGCTGAGTGTTCCTGATTATTGTTTAGTTGAACCCTATTTCCCTGTTGAAATTGCATTTGCCAATTTATGCCCCGGTGGTACTTACTACCTCCGTGCCCGCGAGCATTCTACCGGTCCCGGAGGCAGTACCGGTCCGTGGACACAACCGATATCCTTTGTTGTTCCGGGTAGTCCGCCGCCGCCGAGTGCATTTGTGGCAAGCATTTCACCCGGTTCAGCATTGATCTGCGGCAGCGGAAGCATCAACCTGATCGGTACAACAACCGGAACCTGCAATGCATCAACCATCAACTATACATGGGCACCGGCAGCCAGCCTTTCGTCGGCTACAGGGCCAAATGTTATTGCATCGCCAACAGCTACCACCACATACACACTTACCTGTGTGGATGCAACATTGAATTACACAACAACTGCTGTTGTTACAGTTACAGTTGCGCCAACACCAACAGTTACAGTAACAAGTACCATTCCGTCAACCTGTAACGGAGCCTCGGGAGTAATCAATGTAAACTCCGCAGGCGGAACTCCGCCTTATACACTGGTGGCCAACAGCGGACCGCCACCAACAACGTATAATCCGCCTTTCATTAACCTTCCGTCGGGACCGTTTACAGTTACGCTTACCGATGCTACAGGATGTACGGATACTGAAATTATTATTCTTGATGATTCGTGCGATTATGTGTGGCCGGGCGATGCCAATGACGACGGCACTGCCGACAACTTTGATATTCTTACCATTGGCGTGGCCAACGGCAGTATCGGAACCGTGCGGCCTTCTGCTTCTCAGCTTTGGTACGGACAACCTTCGCCGAATTGGGCCACATCAACACCCAGCGGTGTCAATCACAAGCATGTTGACTGCGATGGCAACAGCTTTATCACACTGAACGATACCAATGCTGTAATTCTGAATTACGGATACGTTCACAACAACAGACTTGCAGCACCGGTTTATTCAGTGAACGTTCCCGATCTGCGCATTCAGCTTGTGCAGGATACCATGCAACCCAGCACAGCAGGCGCAATGCAGATACGGCTTGGCACATCAGCGATTCAGGCAAACAATGTTTATGGAATTGCATTCACCATCAATTTTGACCCCACTTATGTGGATGAAAATTCACTGGCACTTTCGCTCACCGGATCAATGCTGGGCACACCTAACTTCAACATTATGGGTGTGAAAGTTTTGCGGAGCGGATATGGCCAGCTTGATGTGGCCGTAACTCGCATTACACAAAACAACATCAGCGGAAGCGGCCTGCTGTGTACAATTCCGTTCAGCACAACTTCAGCATTACTGGCAACAGGAAATACGATGCTTGTTCCAATTACGCTGAGCCGTGTTCGTGTAATCGACAATCAGGAAAACCAGATTTCGGTAAATCTAATCAATGATACATTAGTGGCTACTGATTTGACGATTACAACCGGAACACAAAATAACCTTACCGAAACCACATCGCTGTTGCTTGTACCGAATCCGTCGGAAGGAATTTTCTCAGTTCAGTTTCATGCGTCAATGCGCGATAACTATACACTTTCTGTATATAATATTAACGGGCAGCTGGTATGGAATGAACAGCTCAACAGTTTCAGCGGAACTACAGTACGTTTGGTTGACCTTACCACCGAAGGAGCCGGAATGTATGTACTAAGGCTCAGCAGCCCAAGCGGCGAACAGCTGTCGCGGTTCATTATCAATTAA